The genomic DNA CAAGCGTCGGGGGATTGCCGGGCCCGAGCACCATCGCCACGTCCACAACCGACAGGGACCAGGCCAGCACCGCCAGCATCACCGCGCCAAGAGCCGGCGCGATCGTTGGAAGGATGAACCAGTTCAGCGCCTGAAAACGCCCGTAGCCGAAGGTATGCAGCACGACCTTTTGCTGCGCAAGGCGTTTTTCCGGCAGGACGGCGTAAAGGGCCCACAGCACAAACGCGCTCTCTTTTACCGCAAGCGTCAGCCCCAGCCCTGCACCGTATCGGTCAAGCGGTGGCGTACAGACGCTACACACCTGATACAACAGGCCCCCTTCGGCAAACAATAGTAAAGCGCTGGTGGCAAAGGCCACATGAGGAACGGCGAGCAGCCACGGCAGCCGGCTGCTGAGCCGTCGCCAGCGCTCGCCCGGCCACAGGAGGGCCACGATCACCAGAGCGATAAACATCGACCCCAGCGTCGCGATAAGCGTTGAGACCAGCGTGGCGATCGTTGCCTGTGGCAGCTGCGGGTCGTTAAGCAGCAACTGCCAGTTGTTCAGCGAGAATGCCGGGGCAAACAGTATGGCGGCGGTGGGTAGCAGCGGCAGATAGATGACCGCCATCGCCAGCCAGACGAGCCAGCTCAGCGGGTGCCGTAACGACGCAGCCATTCCTGCTCCAGCGCGTTAACCCAGGCAGCGTGCGGCTCGGGAAGCATTTTTGGCAGCCCTGCCGGCGTATGGGCAGCGAGCTGCTTCGCTTCTTTTTCGGGCAGTGTTTTCGCATCCAGTACGCTCGGGTCTCCCCAGATGGCCGGGTCGGCCTTGCGGATTTGCGCCTGCGGTGAAAGGAGGAAATTGGCGACCACCTTCGCGCCTGCGCTTGCACTGGCATTCGACGGAATGGCCACAAAATGGACATTGCCTATCATTCCGTTGTCAAAACCAACGCTGTAGCTGTCGGCAGGCAGTTCACCGCTGGCCACTTTTTGCTGCGCATGTGCCGGGTTAAAGGTCAGGGAGAGATTGAGGCTACCGCTGGCAAGCAAGGTATCCATTCTGGCGGGCGAGGGAGGAAAGTCCTCTCCCTTTCGCCACAGCAGCGGGTGTAATTTGTCCAGGTAGTGCCACAGCGGAGCCGTCACCTGGGCAAAGGTGTTATCAGGGGCTTTTTGCAACGCCTCCGGGTGAGCGGTGAGGGTCAGGAGCAACTGTTCCAGAAATGCCGTACCGGTAAAATCGGGCGGGCGTGGGTAGCTGACTTTGCCCGGATGCTGCTGCGCATACGCCAGTAACGCCTGAGGATCGTTTGGGGGCGCAGGCAGGCTTGCGTGGCGGGCAATAAAGGTGAGCTGCGCACCGCCCCACGGGGATTCCGCGCCATCGGTGGGGACAGCAAAATCCTCCATAACCGGTTTGCGGGTATCGACATAGCGCCAGTTGGGCAAGGTCTGCGCCCATCCGGTTTGCAGCAGGTTAGCGGCTTTCAGGGTCCGGAAGTTCTCACCGTTGACCCATAAGAGGTCGACTGAACCGTTCGTTTTCCGGCCTGCGGCGGCTTCTGTTTGAATACGTTTGACCGCATCGGCGGCATCCGCCAGTGGGACGATTTTAAGGGTTATGTCGTAATGCGTTTTCATCTCACCGCTTACCCACTCGAGGTAGCGGTTTACCGCCCGATCGCCGCCCCAGGCGTTAAACCAGACGGTCTGGCCTTTGGCTTGTTGTTGGATAGCCTGCCAGTTGTCCGCTGCAAACAGCGGGGCTGCCAGCAGCAGACCGCTCAGAAACGTGCAAAAACGCACACGGCGCATAATGCCTCACTTTTTTGATGAAGGGGTAAAACGGGAAAACAGCCAGCGCGTCGCCAGCGGCAATAACCCCAGTAGTGTAAAGGCGAATATCAGTCCCGGCGATAAAATATCGCGAAGCGAATTCACTTTCCCCAGCGCGCGTCCGGCATTCAGAAAGATAATGGTTGCAGGCAGCATGGCGACCTGGCTCACCCACCAGTAGCGACTGACCGCAATACGGGTCAGCCCCATGAGCAGATTCACCAGAAAAAACGGGAACAAGGGCATCAGACGCAGGGCAAAAAGATACCCTGCACCGTCTCGCGCCATACCGGCATTCACCGTATTCATCTGCGATGTGAATCGCCGCTGTACCCAGTCGCGCAGCAGATAACGGCTGGCAAGCATCGCCAGCGTGGCGCCGAGGGTAGAAGCAAACGAGACCAGCAGGGTGCCTTCCCACAGCGTAAACAGCGCTCCCGCCAGCAGCGTCAGTATCGCCGCACCGGGTATCGACAGGGCGGAGACCAATACGTAGAGGGCGAAAAAGAAAAACGCGCTTTGCCACGGTGCCTGTTCCACGTGCGAGAGGAGCGACTGCTGGTGCGTTTTGATGGTTTCCAGGGAGAGCGTCCCCGGCGGAAGAAAGACGAAGGTCAGAACAAATGCGCCCAGAAGGGCGCACATCAGGAGTATTTTTTGCGTGTTCACACGAGGTTACAGTTTGAATTTCGCCCAGACCGGCGCATGGTCAGACGGTTTTTCCATGCTGCGGATATCGTAGTCGATGCCAGTTTCGATGCAGCGTTCCGCCAGCGGCGGGCTGGCCAGCAGCAGGTCTATACGCAGACCGCGGTTGTCATCAAAGCCTTTTGAGCGGTAGTCAAACCACGAGAAGCGATCCTGTGTTTCCGGGTTGGCGGTGCGGAAAGTATCAACCAGACCCCAGCCGAGCAGGCGTTCCATCCACTCGCGTTCTTCCGGCAGGAAAGAACATTTACCGGTACGCAACCAGCGTTTGCGGTTCTCTTCACCAATGCCGATATCGAGATCGGTCGGGCTGATATTCATGTCGCCCATGATCAGCACCGGATTCTCTTTTTTCAGTTCGGTGGTCAGGTAATCCTGCAGATCCTGATAAAACTTTGCTTTGGCCGGGAATTTTGTCTCATGGTCGCGGCTCTCACCCTGCGGGAAATACCCGTTAATCACCGTGATATTGCCAAGTGGTGAAGGAATTTCCGCCATGATGATGCGACGCTGCGCTTCGCCATCATCGCCCGGGAAGCCACGACGTACGGAAACCGGCGTCTCTTTGGTCAGCAGCGCCACGCCATAGTGACCTTTCTGTCCGTGATAGAAGACGTTGTAACCGAGCTTCGCCACCTCTTCGAGGGGGAACATATCGTCGTGAACTTTTGTCTCCTGCAGGCCGATCACATCTGGCTGATGTTGCTCAACAATTGCTTCAAGCTGGTGAGGGCGGGCACGCAGGCCGTTGATATTAAAAGAGACAAATTTCATAGTCGCTGCCAATGCAAGGTGAATAGTGCATGGATGGTAGCAGAATTTGCGTCAACTGTTACGGGGTTCGACCAATAACTGCGACAGATCATGCCAACGGTGCAATATTTGCACCATTTTGACGCGCATTGCCCCCCAACAGGGCGTAAAGAACCGAT from Enterobacter ludwigii includes the following:
- a CDS encoding ABC transporter substrate-binding protein encodes the protein MRFCTFLSGLLLAAPLFAADNWQAIQQQAKGQTVWFNAWGGDRAVNRYLEWVSGEMKTHYDITLKIVPLADAADAVKRIQTEAAAGRKTNGSVDLLWVNGENFRTLKAANLLQTGWAQTLPNWRYVDTRKPVMEDFAVPTDGAESPWGGAQLTFIARHASLPAPPNDPQALLAYAQQHPGKVSYPRPPDFTGTAFLEQLLLTLTAHPEALQKAPDNTFAQVTAPLWHYLDKLHPLLWRKGEDFPPSPARMDTLLASGSLNLSLTFNPAHAQQKVASGELPADSYSVGFDNGMIGNVHFVAIPSNASASAGAKVVANFLLSPQAQIRKADPAIWGDPSVLDAKTLPEKEAKQLAAHTPAGLPKMLPEPHAAWVNALEQEWLRRYGTR
- a CDS encoding TVP38/TMEM64 family protein, which gives rise to MNTQKILLMCALLGAFVLTFVFLPPGTLSLETIKTHQQSLLSHVEQAPWQSAFFFFALYVLVSALSIPGAAILTLLAGALFTLWEGTLLVSFASTLGATLAMLASRYLLRDWVQRRFTSQMNTVNAGMARDGAGYLFALRLMPLFPFFLVNLLMGLTRIAVSRYWWVSQVAMLPATIIFLNAGRALGKVNSLRDILSPGLIFAFTLLGLLPLATRWLFSRFTPSSKK
- the xthA gene encoding exodeoxyribonuclease III, with the protein product MKFVSFNINGLRARPHQLEAIVEQHQPDVIGLQETKVHDDMFPLEEVAKLGYNVFYHGQKGHYGVALLTKETPVSVRRGFPGDDGEAQRRIIMAEIPSPLGNITVINGYFPQGESRDHETKFPAKAKFYQDLQDYLTTELKKENPVLIMGDMNISPTDLDIGIGEENRKRWLRTGKCSFLPEEREWMERLLGWGLVDTFRTANPETQDRFSWFDYRSKGFDDNRGLRIDLLLASPPLAERCIETGIDYDIRSMEKPSDHAPVWAKFKL